GCTATCTGTCTCCATTCCATAACAGCAACATTTTTCTCGACAGCAATTGTGCTCCGAACCTTTTCCGGATTCAGGAGAAAGATGAATGCAGCTTTCGGGATGTTATTCGTTGGAATGGGATTGATCAGCGCCTATTCAGTGATCCGAAACGGGGTTGCATCTTGATTTGCTGAGTCGGACTTTTAAAAAACGCCCCACCCGACAGGATGGAGCGTGTAATTTGTGGTCTTGTTTTGCCGTCTGCGGCGCTGGCAATTAAGCGCTCTTGCGGCGATCTTCACCATCATATTCCATGTCGGTTGTTTCGCGACGGTCAAGTGGACCACGGCGCAAGGACATGATGAAGTCGGATACTTCGCTCTGTAGTGTTGCTGCATCAGCATTCATGCGTTCTGCTGCGTTGAGTACAAAGTCGGCAGCCTGACCGGTTTCCTTGGCATTGTCGGACACGTCATTGATGTTGGAAGCCACTTGCTCGGTACCGGCATAGGCTTCTTCAACATTCTGTGCGATTTCAGCAGTCGCAGCACTTTGCTGCTCAGCAGCTGCAGCCACTGCAGAGGTGATCTCTTCGATCTGGGCAATGGTATTCGAAACGTTGGAGAAAGCGCTAACCGCTTGCTTGGTGGCACCCTGAATTTCCTGGATTTGCTCGGAGATTTCTCCGATGGCCTTCCCGGTTTGACCGGCCAGATCTTTCACCTCTCCGGCAACAACGGCAAAACCTTTGCCCGCTTCACCTGCGCGTGCTGCTTCAATGGTGGCATTCAATGCCAGCAAGTTGGTTTGCTCGGCAATGGCGGAGATCAACTCAACCACATGGCCAATGGTATCTGCAGCTCGAGAGAGCGAATTGATTTTCTCTTCACCTTCCTGAGTTTGTGACACGGCCTGTGCGGCGATTTCAGCTGAGCGTCCAACTTGATTGCCAATTTCTGCGGAGGAAGCAGACAATTCCTCAACTGCTGCAGAGACTGTCTGAACATTGATGGATGTCTCATGGGACGCTGAAGCTACGATGGATGCGCGTTCATTGGTGCTGTTCGCGCTCGATCCCATACTGTTCGCGGTCTCACTCATCTGTTGACCAGCTTCGCCAAGATTGGCTGCAATGACCTTGGTGGCTTCTTCGAAATGAGATGTTTTTTCAGCAAAGTCCTGAATGCGGCTCTGCACAGTTTCAACAGCTGCATTGAGCTGATTGGAGTAAGCCAGAAAACCACCATGCATACCGCCAAGCAGGATGCGACGATAATAGCGGTTCCGTGCCAGAGCAGATGTGGATGCCACAGCTTCTCGCATGAAGGTGTCCGCATGATCGGCAGCATAATTTGCCGCGGTCATCAGATCGCGAATGGAGCCTTTGTCCATATCTTCATCAGTGCGGGCCTCCAGATCACCTTGACCTAATTTAC
The sequence above is a segment of the Cohaesibacter gelatinilyticus genome. Coding sequences within it:
- a CDS encoding methyl-accepting chemotaxis protein, which translates into the protein MTNLSSLSKSRYLALTACALILGAIFSHFLITDILAYALAGIAAIAILGSTFFTLQTERSVVHATETLRKLGQGDLEARTDEDMDKGSIRDLMTAANYAADHADTFMREAVASTSALARNRYYRRILLGGMHGGFLAYSNQLNAAVETVQSRIQDFAEKTSHFEEATKVIAANLGEAGQQMSETANSMGSSANSTNERASIVASASHETSINVQTVSAAVEELSASSAEIGNQVGRSAEIAAQAVSQTQEGEEKINSLSRAADTIGHVVELISAIAEQTNLLALNATIEAARAGEAGKGFAVVAGEVKDLAGQTGKAIGEISEQIQEIQGATKQAVSAFSNVSNTIAQIEEITSAVAAAAEQQSAATAEIAQNVEEAYAGTEQVASNINDVSDNAKETGQAADFVLNAAERMNADAATLQSEVSDFIMSLRRGPLDRRETTDMEYDGEDRRKSA